In one window of Leptospira sp. WS92.C1 DNA:
- a CDS encoding ankyrin repeat domain-containing protein, producing the protein MEAATDQNHTHIVKILIKNGVKLKNGQELMNLIMAIARKNLELTKIFVNAGTNINAYGPHGITPFVTAVESGSIEIVDFLLKKGVDTKALAQEAIEIAQKNKDQKMLLFLKSHGIKE; encoded by the coding sequence TTGGAAGCCGCAACAGACCAAAACCATACTCATATCGTAAAAATTCTAATCAAGAATGGGGTAAAATTGAAAAACGGTCAAGAGCTTATGAATCTCATTATGGCAATTGCACGTAAAAATCTAGAGCTAACCAAAATCTTCGTAAATGCAGGTACAAATATAAATGCTTATGGCCCTCATGGCATTACACCATTTGTAACAGCAGTTGAATCTGGTTCCATTGAAATTGTAGATTTTCTCTTGAAAAAAGGTGTCGATACAAAAGCTCTTGCACAAGAGGCGATTGAGATAGCCCAAAAAAATAAAGATCAAAAGATGCTCTTGTTTTTGAAAAGCCATGGAATCAAAGAATAA